From a single Oligoflexus sp. genomic region:
- a CDS encoding phosphatidate cytidylyltransferase, with protein sequence MIKRILSSVIGLPLVLGILIYGSSKLVLIFFAVIQGLVAWEIMRIYVEEGPGFRRQNISLALASTLVFLVLLWAPHEETLALLSVFLLGAAALSALLPGSMEQRSHRSGSVVLAMTYAILPWLMIAQLYQKAENERFVILLLSIAWAGDTAAYFCGRTWGRRPMAPFISPKKTWEGALGGFIGSCLAALVVAGIYGGELGSWPFILVVGAVCGMVGQGGDLFKSVFKRYRGIKDSGRILPGHGGLLDRMDSALMAAPILNLFF encoded by the coding sequence ATGATCAAACGCATCCTGAGCAGTGTGATCGGTTTGCCCCTGGTGCTGGGAATACTCATTTACGGAAGCTCGAAACTTGTCCTGATTTTTTTCGCCGTTATTCAAGGCCTTGTTGCCTGGGAAATCATGCGCATTTACGTGGAAGAGGGCCCGGGCTTTCGAAGGCAGAATATAAGCCTCGCCCTGGCCTCGACGCTGGTCTTCCTTGTGCTGCTCTGGGCTCCGCATGAGGAGACGCTTGCGCTCCTGTCTGTTTTCCTGCTGGGCGCAGCGGCCCTGAGCGCGCTCCTGCCCGGGAGCATGGAGCAAAGAAGTCATCGCTCCGGTTCGGTGGTTCTTGCGATGACCTATGCGATCCTTCCCTGGCTTATGATCGCTCAGCTCTATCAGAAAGCGGAGAATGAACGCTTTGTGATCCTGCTCCTGAGCATAGCCTGGGCTGGCGACACCGCGGCCTATTTTTGCGGCCGCACCTGGGGCCGTCGACCGATGGCTCCTTTCATTTCCCCGAAAAAAACCTGGGAAGGCGCCCTGGGCGGATTCATCGGCAGCTGTCTGGCCGCGCTGGTGGTCGCAGGGATTTATGGGGGCGAGCTGGGCTCCTGGCCCTTCATCCTTGTCGTCGGTGCCGTCTGTGGGATGGTGGGACAAGGCGGAGATCTTTTTAAATCCGTTTTCAAACGCTATCGCGGTATCAAGGACTCAGGACGCATTCTGCCCGGACATGGCGGACTCCTGGATCGCATGGATAGCGCGCTGATGGCAGCACCGATTTTAAACCTGTTTTTTTAA
- a CDS encoding zinc-dependent alcohol dehydrogenase family protein has product MKAMVLEHQTDIMESPLLLADLAVPVPGDREIRIRVHCCAICRTDLHVIEGDLPPRKKRVIPGHQVIGHVEALGPHASRFPIGARVGIAWLRKTCGSCAYCESGRENLCESPEFTGYHAHGGFAEFATVLEDYAYAIPDAFEDAEAAPLLCAGIIGYRALKRAELPPGGRLGIFGFGSSAHIVTQIAKARGCEVLVKSRGELHQDLARQLGARWVGGPQEDFPEKLDSAIIFAPAGDLVPVALEALKKGGTLALAGIHMSDIPVLNYEKHLFYEKNIHSVTANTRSDGEELLKVAAAIGLKPHVHIYALDEANRALQDLKADRIQGTGCLQIADVL; this is encoded by the coding sequence ATGAAAGCCATGGTCTTGGAACATCAAACGGACATAATGGAATCCCCGCTGCTTCTGGCTGATCTCGCAGTCCCCGTTCCGGGCGATCGCGAAATCCGCATTCGCGTTCACTGCTGCGCCATCTGCCGGACTGATCTGCATGTGATTGAAGGCGATCTGCCCCCGCGCAAAAAAAGAGTCATTCCCGGGCATCAGGTCATCGGTCACGTCGAGGCTCTGGGCCCGCATGCCTCGCGTTTTCCGATCGGCGCGCGGGTCGGCATCGCCTGGCTGCGAAAGACCTGCGGAAGCTGCGCCTATTGTGAAAGTGGACGGGAAAACCTTTGTGAAAGCCCGGAATTCACTGGATACCATGCGCATGGCGGCTTCGCGGAATTCGCCACCGTGCTTGAGGACTATGCTTATGCGATCCCGGATGCCTTCGAGGATGCGGAAGCGGCTCCCCTGCTCTGTGCCGGCATTATCGGCTATCGCGCCTTAAAACGCGCCGAACTTCCACCGGGTGGACGTTTGGGGATTTTCGGTTTCGGTTCGTCAGCTCACATCGTCACTCAGATCGCAAAGGCGCGCGGCTGCGAGGTTCTGGTCAAATCGCGGGGCGAGCTGCATCAGGACCTTGCGAGGCAGCTGGGCGCACGATGGGTGGGTGGCCCGCAGGAAGACTTTCCGGAAAAACTCGATAGCGCCATCATCTTTGCGCCGGCCGGTGACCTTGTTCCCGTGGCGCTGGAGGCTTTAAAAAAAGGAGGAACCCTGGCTTTGGCTGGAATTCATATGAGCGATATCCCGGTGCTCAACTACGAGAAGCATCTTTTTTACGAAAAAAATATTCACTCCGTCACAGCCAATACGCGAAGTGACGGCGAAGAGCTGCTGAAGGTGGCGGCTGCGATCGGCCTCAAGCCGCATGTGCATATCTATGCCCTGGACGAGGCGAACCGAGCACTTCAGGATTTGAAAGCAGACCGCATCCAGGGTACGGGCTGTCTGCAGATCGCTGACGTATTATGA
- the ppsA gene encoding phosphoenolpyruvate synthase, whose protein sequence is MKTSTAAPYIQWLGDISLNDLPQVGGKTAALGEMYQKLGAKGIAIPNGFGITAAAYWFFLDENGLRDFIRSTIEGTDLKNADELQRVGQTIRQRIVNARLPEALQKPALEAFRELMEGRWDAGVAIRSSATAEDLPEASFAGQQETYLNVRSEEQFLLSCKQCFASLFTDRAISYREDRGFDHFSIALSICVQHMVRSDLACSGIMFSLDTETGFKNAVLINASYGLGENIVQGAVNPDEIYVFKPTLRQGKRPILQKKVGSKEYKMIYDAGGSRMVRNVPVPEAERGRICISDEDILQLAHWAGAIEDYFSELKGRPTPMDMEWGKDGISGRLYILQARPETVQSQKNTLQLSFYRLKEPGKVLAEGRAVGEKIAHGKARVIRDAMNLRELQDGEILVTEKTDPDWEPSMRKAAAIVTNRGGRTCHAAIVSRELGLPAIVGTENGTEALRDGQMITVSCAEGETGHVYEGALAYEQQSVDAEAVAQRPRTQIMMNIANPDEAFRLSQIPNDGVGLARIEFIINHSIKIHPMALLRFDQLKNHADAEKIAALTQGYPSRAAYFIDKLAQGVAMLGAAFYPKPVIVRFSDFKTNEYANLLGGRQFEPVEDNPMIGFRGASRYYSPLYKEGFALECEAIKKVRNEMGLTNVKVMIPFCRTLDEGRKVLQVMKENGLERGRDGLEVYVMCEIPSNVILADEFAKIFDGFSIGSNDLTQLTLGVDRDSELLAEIFDERNAAVQRTISELLRKAQASHTKIGICGQAPSDYPEFAAYLVKEGIDSISLNPDTLMKTTLLVKEIEAAEARPHS, encoded by the coding sequence ATGAAAACGTCAACAGCCGCCCCCTACATTCAATGGCTAGGGGATATCAGCCTGAACGATTTACCCCAGGTTGGCGGGAAAACAGCAGCGCTCGGTGAAATGTACCAGAAGCTCGGAGCCAAAGGCATTGCCATACCCAATGGTTTTGGCATCACCGCGGCCGCGTACTGGTTCTTTCTTGATGAAAACGGACTGCGTGATTTTATCAGGTCGACGATTGAAGGAACTGATCTGAAGAATGCCGATGAACTGCAAAGGGTCGGCCAGACGATCCGGCAGCGCATCGTGAACGCAAGGCTCCCGGAAGCCCTGCAAAAACCGGCATTGGAGGCCTTTCGCGAACTCATGGAAGGACGCTGGGACGCGGGCGTGGCCATTCGCAGCAGCGCCACGGCCGAGGACCTTCCCGAAGCGAGCTTCGCCGGTCAGCAGGAAACCTATCTGAACGTAAGAAGCGAGGAGCAGTTCCTGCTGTCGTGCAAACAGTGTTTCGCGTCGCTCTTCACCGATCGCGCGATCTCCTATCGTGAAGATCGCGGCTTTGATCATTTCTCCATAGCGTTGTCGATCTGCGTGCAGCACATGGTGCGTTCGGATCTTGCCTGCTCCGGTATCATGTTTTCTCTGGATACCGAGACAGGTTTTAAGAACGCCGTCCTGATCAACGCCTCCTATGGGCTGGGTGAAAACATCGTTCAAGGCGCGGTCAACCCAGATGAGATCTATGTGTTCAAGCCGACCCTGAGGCAGGGAAAGCGGCCCATCCTGCAAAAGAAAGTCGGCTCGAAGGAATATAAAATGATCTATGATGCGGGCGGCAGTCGCATGGTGCGGAACGTCCCTGTGCCCGAGGCCGAGCGCGGAAGGATCTGCATCAGTGATGAGGATATCCTGCAGCTGGCGCACTGGGCGGGGGCGATCGAGGATTATTTTTCGGAATTGAAAGGGCGGCCCACGCCGATGGATATGGAATGGGGCAAGGATGGAATCAGCGGGCGCCTTTACATTCTGCAGGCGCGACCTGAAACCGTGCAGTCGCAGAAGAATACGCTTCAGCTCTCGTTCTATCGGCTGAAAGAACCGGGCAAGGTCCTGGCGGAAGGCCGTGCGGTGGGCGAGAAAATCGCCCATGGGAAGGCCCGGGTGATTCGGGATGCCATGAACCTGAGGGAGCTTCAGGACGGCGAGATCCTGGTCACAGAAAAAACTGATCCTGACTGGGAACCTTCCATGCGGAAAGCGGCTGCGATCGTCACCAATCGCGGGGGCCGCACCTGCCACGCGGCTATCGTCAGTCGCGAGCTGGGTCTGCCGGCGATCGTGGGAACGGAAAATGGAACCGAGGCCCTGCGCGATGGGCAGATGATCACCGTGTCCTGCGCGGAAGGGGAAACGGGTCATGTCTATGAAGGGGCCCTCGCCTATGAGCAGCAGTCGGTGGATGCGGAAGCGGTCGCCCAGCGCCCGCGGACACAGATCATGATGAATATCGCCAACCCTGATGAAGCCTTCCGTCTGAGCCAAATCCCGAATGATGGAGTGGGGCTGGCCCGGATTGAATTCATCATCAACCATTCCATCAAAATCCATCCCATGGCCCTCTTGCGCTTTGATCAGCTGAAAAATCACGCCGATGCCGAGAAAATAGCGGCTTTGACCCAGGGCTATCCGAGCCGCGCGGCCTATTTCATAGACAAGCTGGCTCAGGGTGTCGCCATGCTGGGGGCCGCGTTTTATCCGAAGCCGGTGATCGTCCGCTTCAGCGATTTCAAGACCAATGAATATGCGAACCTTCTGGGCGGCCGGCAATTCGAGCCGGTCGAGGACAACCCCATGATCGGTTTCCGCGGGGCCTCCCGCTACTACAGTCCGCTTTATAAGGAAGGTTTTGCTTTGGAATGCGAGGCCATCAAAAAGGTTCGCAATGAAATGGGGCTGACCAATGTCAAGGTCATGATTCCCTTCTGCCGAACTTTGGATGAAGGGCGCAAGGTGCTGCAGGTCATGAAAGAGAATGGGCTGGAGCGCGGACGTGATGGTCTTGAGGTTTACGTGATGTGTGAGATCCCCAGCAATGTGATCCTGGCGGATGAGTTCGCGAAGATCTTCGATGGCTTTTCCATTGGCTCCAATGATCTGACCCAGCTGACGCTCGGCGTGGATCGGGATTCGGAACTCCTCGCTGAAATTTTCGACGAACGCAATGCCGCCGTGCAGCGCACGATCAGCGAGCTGCTTCGCAAGGCTCAGGCCTCCCATACCAAAATCGGAATCTGTGGCCAGGCTCCCAGTGATTATCCTGAATTTGCCGCTTACCTTGTGAAGGAGGGCATCGACAGCATTTCGCTGAATCCTGATACGCTGATGAAGACCACGCTTTTGGTCAAAGAGATTGAAGCGGCGGAAGCTCGTCCTCATTCGTAG
- a CDS encoding PAS domain-containing sensor histidine kinase, translating to MNKWEQRFKTFSFLACLGTVAISLTALLGMYADKPPLRQWFDESPPMRFNTAVALGCAGVSLILRSMDPASVRRKLANRIGLALGFVPFLIGFITLLQYSVPIDLGVDHLFSQDKLSVKGIPGRPAPETALNLTLLGLALILNNRREPSLQLIHRLLSALLLVLPLITLISAFLGADQFYSMFPAFRHASGAATNTAVASVLLSFALLFRPPYDGLAGLFIQETVGGVIARRQLIAVIVAPFFIVFVSRFEYFFGQTNRPYALAWAMLFTLGGLLLFNWLTARELDRLDQQRQKDELKLKNQEQLLSGVLDAVPVGIWITDSTGKITRGNPAGIEIWRGMRYVGIEQYGEYKGWWAHNGQLIGAHEWALARALEKGETSVDETIKIECFDGSHKVVLNSAMPLRNESGGILGAIVTNYDISRRYRLERNQALVAHAGEELIAMRDVQDTLQRVTSLMTEEFADSSLIYLLDETGVPRLVSKAHNSAISAERFEAFLNRYAPNPRTRLGVLGVLDTRRSVLISNVDESVIASIAQNAEQAAELRKILHSYMFVPMIAEDKKIGVLGFISYERTRHYDELDLMSAEELGRLAALAIENARYAERLKQAVQAREDVVAIVSHDLRSPLTVIMQSCDLITKQLTRSQTGEQIVRIAQLAKSASRRMHELIANLLDLSHLDSNQFVLHYESFEGMAIIRETIDLLRPFATEKSVQLKMNLPDSLPLFYMDRTRFCQILNNLITNAIKYTPADGTIDLSVHLREDGWLEFNVTDTGVGIKEDYLPLLFERYWKPHDSKGGFGLGLFVVKGIVEAHGGQVRVTSEEGRGTSFTFTLPSTLIHQRLGAAACGHPATNEDELPPLQSL from the coding sequence TTGAACAAGTGGGAACAGCGGTTCAAAACGTTTTCCTTCCTGGCCTGTTTGGGCACGGTCGCGATCAGTCTTACAGCCTTGCTCGGAATGTATGCGGACAAACCGCCCCTTCGGCAATGGTTTGATGAAAGTCCGCCGATGCGTTTCAATACCGCGGTCGCCCTGGGCTGCGCGGGTGTAAGTCTGATCCTGCGCAGTATGGATCCTGCCAGTGTCCGCCGCAAACTCGCCAACCGCATCGGTCTCGCTCTTGGTTTCGTGCCGTTCCTCATAGGTTTCATCACGCTGCTGCAATATTCAGTACCGATCGACCTTGGCGTGGATCACCTGTTTTCCCAAGATAAGCTGTCCGTCAAGGGAATTCCGGGACGTCCAGCTCCGGAAACGGCTCTGAACCTTACCCTACTGGGATTAGCCCTTATCCTTAACAATCGCCGCGAGCCGTCGCTGCAGCTGATTCATCGGCTGCTATCGGCACTGCTCCTGGTCCTGCCTTTGATCACTCTCATCAGCGCGTTTTTAGGAGCTGATCAATTCTACAGTATGTTTCCAGCCTTTAGGCATGCAAGCGGCGCGGCCACCAATACGGCCGTCGCTTCGGTTTTGCTGTCGTTCGCGCTGCTTTTCAGGCCCCCCTATGACGGTCTCGCCGGACTATTCATACAGGAGACCGTCGGTGGCGTCATCGCCCGGCGACAGCTGATTGCCGTGATTGTGGCGCCCTTTTTCATCGTCTTTGTCAGCCGCTTTGAATATTTCTTCGGTCAGACCAATCGGCCTTATGCGCTGGCCTGGGCCATGCTGTTCACGCTTGGGGGCCTTCTCCTCTTCAACTGGTTGACAGCACGAGAACTCGATAGATTGGACCAGCAGAGGCAAAAGGATGAGCTCAAACTCAAAAACCAGGAGCAGCTTTTAAGCGGAGTTCTGGATGCCGTGCCGGTTGGGATTTGGATAACCGATAGCACAGGGAAAATCACCAGGGGCAACCCTGCAGGAATCGAAATCTGGCGCGGCATGCGGTATGTCGGCATCGAGCAGTATGGAGAATACAAAGGCTGGTGGGCGCATAATGGGCAATTGATAGGCGCGCATGAATGGGCCTTGGCGCGAGCTTTGGAGAAAGGGGAAACATCGGTCGATGAAACCATCAAGATCGAATGTTTCGATGGCTCCCATAAGGTCGTTTTGAATTCAGCCATGCCCCTGCGCAATGAGTCAGGCGGCATCCTCGGTGCGATCGTCACCAACTACGATATCTCGCGGCGCTACCGCTTGGAAAGAAACCAGGCCCTCGTCGCGCATGCAGGCGAGGAGCTGATCGCCATGCGGGATGTCCAGGACACCCTGCAGCGGGTGACGAGTCTCATGACCGAAGAGTTCGCCGACTCCAGCCTTATTTATCTGCTGGATGAAACCGGGGTGCCGCGGCTCGTGTCCAAAGCTCATAACAGTGCTATCAGCGCGGAGCGCTTTGAAGCCTTTTTGAATCGCTATGCGCCCAATCCCAGGACCCGTCTGGGCGTGCTGGGCGTCCTCGACACGCGCCGCTCGGTTCTGATTTCGAATGTCGATGAATCGGTGATCGCTTCCATAGCCCAGAACGCGGAGCAGGCCGCGGAGCTTCGGAAAATCCTGCATTCCTATATGTTCGTCCCTATGATCGCCGAAGATAAGAAAATCGGTGTCCTTGGCTTTATCAGCTACGAACGCACTCGTCATTATGATGAACTGGACCTCATGTCCGCCGAGGAGCTGGGACGTCTCGCAGCGCTCGCCATCGAGAATGCGCGCTATGCAGAAAGGTTAAAGCAAGCGGTCCAGGCTCGCGAGGACGTGGTGGCTATCGTGTCCCATGACCTGCGCAGTCCCCTGACTGTGATCATGCAAAGCTGCGATCTGATCACAAAGCAGCTGACGCGCTCACAGACCGGCGAACAGATCGTACGCATCGCCCAGCTGGCAAAATCCGCTAGCCGCCGCATGCACGAGCTGATCGCCAATCTTCTCGATCTCTCTCACCTTGATTCCAATCAGTTCGTTCTGCACTATGAAAGTTTCGAGGGCATGGCCATCATTCGGGAGACCATCGACCTTCTGCGCCCCTTTGCGACTGAAAAATCTGTGCAGCTCAAGATGAATCTCCCTGACTCCCTGCCGCTCTTCTATATGGATCGAACGCGCTTCTGTCAGATTCTGAATAACCTGATCACCAACGCCATCAAATACACGCCTGCAGATGGAACGATTGACCTGAGCGTTCACCTGCGCGAGGATGGTTGGCTGGAATTCAATGTCACGGACACCGGCGTTGGCATCAAAGAGGATTATCTTCCTCTGCTTTTCGAACGCTACTGGAAGCCGCATGATTCCAAAGGGGGTTTCGGGCTGGGACTGTTCGTGGTCAAAGGCATCGTCGAAGCGCATGGCGGCCAGGTGCGGGTGACGAGCGAGGAAGGGCGCGGAACGTCCTTCACCTTCACCCTCCCTTCAACCTTGATCCATCAGCGCCTGGGTGCGGCCGCCTGCGGTCATCCCGCTACGAATGAGGACGAGCTTCCGCCGCTTCAATCTCTTTGA
- a CDS encoding BON domain-containing protein — MKNDRQLQRDIIAALEYSPAVAAEHIGVAVQDGVVTLTGEVSSYAEKYAAERACFRVHGVKAVADSLEVKLPGTHVRSDTDIARAAADALAWNVLVPASVQVSVENGRVILRGHVDWDFQRNAAEKALRNLTGITELVNHISIEKGVEPLDVKKKIEEALQRMAADDAQNIGVEISGSKVILTGTVQSLAESEDVKWAAWAVPGVSDVENRLRISEDGRP; from the coding sequence ATGAAAAACGATCGACAGCTGCAGAGAGATATCATAGCGGCACTGGAATACAGTCCCGCGGTTGCCGCCGAGCACATTGGTGTGGCCGTTCAGGATGGAGTGGTAACCCTGACCGGAGAGGTCAGCAGTTATGCCGAAAAATATGCAGCCGAGCGAGCCTGTTTTCGAGTTCACGGGGTGAAGGCTGTCGCCGATTCCCTTGAAGTCAAACTGCCCGGCACGCATGTGCGTTCCGATACGGATATTGCGCGGGCAGCTGCGGACGCTTTGGCCTGGAATGTCCTGGTTCCGGCGTCCGTTCAGGTGTCGGTGGAAAACGGCCGGGTGATCCTGCGCGGGCATGTGGATTGGGATTTTCAACGCAACGCTGCGGAAAAAGCTCTCCGCAACCTGACTGGAATTACCGAGCTCGTCAATCACATCAGCATCGAAAAGGGCGTCGAGCCTTTGGATGTGAAGAAAAAAATCGAAGAAGCCCTGCAGCGCATGGCGGCGGACGACGCACAAAACATCGGTGTTGAAATCAGTGGCAGCAAAGTGATACTCACAGGCACAGTGCAAAGTCTTGCAGAAAGCGAAGACGTAAAATGGGCTGCCTGGGCGGTTCCAGGTGTTTCGGATGTGGAAAATCGTCTCCGAATCAGTGAGGACGGGCGACCTTGA
- a CDS encoding cation-translocating P-type ATPase, whose protein sequence is MPPIPSQPYALTLERLKEYMQTDPERGLSDDEVQRRLGEYGSNQLEEETSESWLIKFFKQFQSVLIVILIVAAAMAGLMGEWTETWAILAIVLLNGVIGFFQEARAEQAIASLRQLASPQARVIRSGASRLIAAVDLVPGDLIELEAGDFVPADTRLIEAYDCRCQEAALTGESVPVHKKAQPPLAEKTILAERSNMLFMGTTVLSGRAKGFVVATGMQTELGHIAGILQRQPQEPTPLQLRLAELGRILIVLCLGMIALIFALYSLRGDALKDVFLFAISLAVAVIPEGLPAFVTIALALGLTRMAKRNALIRRLPSVETLGSVTVICTDKTGTLTRNEMTVRVLEIGPYAYEVSGSGYQREGAITRTREVEGLGSGDDDLHLALWIGARCNHAKIIPEAAPSQSWSVLGDPTEAALLIAADKAGIAVGNDPLLQNKPFDERKRMSIVVQAEGGGPMMLMKGAAESLLSCCAHELWDGQVRRLSPARRQEILNANHAMSSRALRVLGLAFRSFPAVQTDYKEDELIYVGLVGMMDPPRDEAKAAIRSCLDAGIMPVMITGDHPATARAIAMELGLTTADGRVMTGQDIDDGPLGQLEKDVAGIAVYARVTPEHKLKVIEAWKKHGAIVAMTGDGVNDAPAVKAADIGIAMGITGTDVTKEASDIILMDDNFVSIVNAVEEGRGILDNIKNIIHYLLAGNVSEVLLVLTCVIVGWPLPLQPMQILWINLATDGFPALALAAERPEPGIMRRKPRPVKEPILSWGNGRRILGHGLLLTAMMLIGFYWSYALHPPTRGQLPLAQTVTFFICAFAQLFFALGCRSQTQTYWSRGALSNPALIGALIVAAGLQFAIVYIPALRVIFLRADPKFGLDTWMPMLILAIFPVSIVELIKIGRGVIRSGSKP, encoded by the coding sequence ATGCCACCGATTCCGTCTCAACCTTATGCCCTGACTTTGGAGCGGCTCAAGGAATATATGCAGACCGATCCTGAACGAGGACTCTCGGATGATGAGGTCCAGCGGCGCTTGGGCGAGTATGGCTCGAATCAGCTGGAAGAGGAAACATCGGAATCCTGGCTGATTAAATTTTTCAAACAGTTCCAATCTGTTCTGATAGTAATCCTCATCGTCGCGGCAGCCATGGCCGGTCTCATGGGGGAATGGACGGAAACCTGGGCCATCCTTGCCATCGTGCTTTTGAACGGAGTGATCGGATTTTTTCAGGAAGCGCGAGCGGAACAAGCGATCGCGAGTTTGCGTCAGCTCGCCTCGCCCCAGGCGCGCGTGATTCGTAGCGGCGCGAGCCGATTGATTGCCGCCGTCGACCTTGTCCCTGGTGATCTGATTGAACTGGAGGCCGGCGATTTCGTGCCGGCGGATACGCGCTTGATCGAAGCCTACGATTGCCGTTGCCAGGAAGCGGCCCTGACCGGCGAATCCGTCCCGGTCCATAAAAAAGCCCAGCCACCTCTTGCTGAAAAAACCATACTGGCCGAACGCAGCAATATGCTCTTCATGGGCACCACAGTGCTTTCCGGCCGCGCGAAAGGATTCGTGGTGGCGACCGGAATGCAAACCGAATTGGGGCACATCGCAGGAATCCTGCAAAGGCAGCCGCAGGAGCCGACCCCTTTGCAGCTTCGCCTGGCTGAACTCGGTCGCATACTCATCGTGCTCTGCCTCGGCATGATTGCGCTTATTTTTGCGCTTTATAGCCTGCGCGGGGATGCGTTGAAAGATGTTTTTCTTTTTGCGATCAGCCTTGCGGTCGCGGTGATCCCGGAGGGCCTGCCGGCCTTCGTCACGATCGCGCTGGCTCTTGGCCTGACCCGCATGGCCAAACGCAATGCCTTGATCCGACGCTTGCCGAGCGTGGAAACTTTGGGATCGGTCACCGTCATCTGCACGGATAAAACCGGAACACTGACCCGCAACGAGATGACCGTCCGGGTTTTGGAGATCGGTCCCTATGCTTATGAAGTCAGTGGATCGGGCTATCAAAGGGAAGGTGCCATCACGCGGACGCGCGAGGTCGAGGGCCTTGGCTCCGGGGATGACGATCTGCATTTGGCGCTTTGGATCGGAGCGCGCTGCAATCACGCGAAAATCATCCCGGAAGCGGCTCCTTCCCAGTCCTGGTCGGTTCTTGGAGATCCCACCGAAGCCGCGCTCTTGATTGCCGCGGACAAGGCAGGCATTGCAGTGGGCAACGATCCCCTTCTGCAAAACAAGCCCTTTGATGAACGAAAGCGCATGTCGATCGTGGTCCAGGCCGAGGGCGGTGGACCGATGATGCTCATGAAAGGTGCGGCCGAATCGCTGCTGAGCTGCTGCGCTCATGAGCTGTGGGATGGTCAGGTGCGAAGGCTCAGTCCAGCCCGTCGTCAGGAAATTTTGAATGCGAACCATGCGATGTCGTCCCGGGCTCTGCGTGTGCTCGGTCTGGCATTTCGCAGCTTTCCCGCAGTGCAGACCGACTATAAGGAAGACGAGCTTATCTATGTCGGCCTGGTCGGAATGATGGATCCGCCGCGCGATGAGGCGAAGGCCGCTATTCGGAGCTGTCTCGACGCTGGAATCATGCCGGTGATGATCACCGGGGATCATCCGGCCACAGCCCGGGCCATCGCCATGGAACTGGGATTAACGACGGCCGACGGGCGTGTGATGACAGGGCAGGACATTGATGATGGACCTTTAGGTCAACTCGAAAAGGATGTCGCCGGCATTGCTGTTTATGCGCGTGTCACCCCGGAGCATAAGCTGAAAGTTATTGAAGCCTGGAAAAAACATGGGGCCATCGTTGCCATGACCGGCGACGGGGTGAATGATGCGCCCGCGGTCAAGGCCGCTGATATCGGCATTGCGATGGGCATCACCGGCACCGATGTGACGAAGGAGGCATCGGATATCATTCTGATGGATGATAACTTCGTTTCGATCGTGAACGCGGTGGAAGAGGGGCGCGGGATTCTTGATAACATCAAAAACATCATTCATTATCTTTTAGCGGGCAATGTCAGCGAGGTCCTGCTTGTGCTGACCTGCGTGATCGTGGGCTGGCCCTTGCCGCTGCAGCCGATGCAAATCCTTTGGATCAATCTCGCGACCGATGGCTTCCCGGCCCTGGCTTTGGCTGCGGAGCGGCCTGAGCCCGGCATCATGCGTCGAAAGCCAAGGCCGGTCAAGGAACCTATCCTGTCCTGGGGCAATGGCCGCCGCATCCTTGGTCATGGCCTGCTTCTGACCGCGATGATGCTCATAGGTTTTTACTGGTCTTATGCTTTGCATCCACCCACGCGGGGTCAGTTGCCTTTGGCCCAGACGGTTACATTTTTCATCTGTGCTTTTGCGCAGCTGTTCTTTGCGCTTGGCTGCCGGAGTCAGACCCAGACCTACTGGAGCCGAGGCGCACTCAGCAACCCCGCCTTGATCGGGGCTCTTATCGTGGCGGCGGGACTTCAGTTTGCGATCGTTTACATTCCCGCTTTGCGTGTGATCTTTTTACGCGCGGATCCCAAGTTTGGCCTGGATACATGGATGCCCATGCTGATTCTGGCGATTTTTCCCGTGTCGATAGTGGAGCTGATTAAAATTGGGAGGGGAGTGATCCGGTCAGGGTCGAAGCCCTGA